A part of Candidatus Oleimmundimicrobium sp. genomic DNA contains:
- the pth gene encoding aminoacyl-tRNA hydrolase, producing MLVVGLGNPGVEYEETRHNLGFKVVETLADNLEISVKKKSYKSLWGEGKIDDKRVFLAKPQTFVNLSGKSVLALLKGLGLDTASLLIIHDDMDLSLGEVRIKKAGGSGGHNGLKSIIKTLGTEDFGRIRVGIGRPSGRQDPAIYVLKLFTKIQKEDAEFAISRAVEAVLLIIKDGYEIAMNKFNKR from the coding sequence ATGTTAGTGGTTGGTTTAGGCAATCCCGGTGTTGAATATGAAGAAACTCGCCATAATTTAGGATTCAAGGTAGTGGAGACGCTGGCCGATAATTTAGAGATTTCTGTTAAGAAGAAAAGTTATAAATCTTTGTGGGGCGAGGGGAAAATAGATGACAAAAGGGTCTTCTTGGCCAAACCGCAAACATTTGTCAATTTAAGCGGAAAAAGTGTTTTAGCTCTTTTAAAAGGATTAGGGCTCGATACGGCCTCACTTTTAATTATTCATGATGATATGGATTTGTCTTTGGGCGAAGTAAGAATTAAAAAGGCGGGAGGAAGCGGAGGGCACAATGGCCTAAAATCAATAATTAAAACTTTGGGAACTGAGGATTTTGGTAGAATAAGGGTCGGAATAGGTCGTCCTTCCGGACGGCAAGATCCTGCTATTTACGTGCTTAAGCTCTTTACCAAAATTCAAAAGGAAGATGCGGAATTTGCCATTAGCAGGGCTGTGGAAGCGGTTCTCTTAATCATAAAAGATGGTTATGAAATTGCAATGAATAAATTCAACAAAAGATGA